CGATGCTCTCAAGGATGGAGGCATATCTCATAGCCACCTCCGATGGGGTGTGCGGCTTTCAGGCGAACCGAGGCGAGCCGCTTTACCCCTGGCCTCCGGCCATCGCAGGCAGCAGGCGCACGCTGTCATTTGCCCCGATGGGGGTATCAAGCCCCTTTAAGAAACGCACATCCTCGTTATTGACATAGACATTAACGAAGGTGTTCAGGCTGCCTTCGGGAGACAACACCTGCTCTTTGACATCGGGAAAGCGCCCAAAGAGG
This genomic window from Ktedonobacterales bacterium contains:
- a CDS encoding MoaD/ThiS family protein, translating into MVTVFIPPVLRASVGGAKQVSAQGSTLAEVLEDLFGRFPDVKEQVLSPEGSLNTFVNVYVNNEDVRFLKGLDTPIGANDSVRLLPAMAGGQG